Genomic segment of Sinorhizobium meliloti:
TGCTCCTTTTCCACTTGAAGCGCGTAATGGGCGGCGCTCGGCAACCGCACGTTCATATCGTCGCCCAGGTGGAAGGTCCTGTTGTCCCACCCACCGAACTTGACCGGTCTTATCGGCAGGTCCGCCCATTGCGGAAACTGCTCGGAAATCAACTGTTCGACGAGAGCTGTACTGATTTCAGGCGTTTCGGCGGAAGACATCGAATGTCCGCTTCCCTGATCACGGTGATTGGTAGACTGCCGGGAGGAGCAGGGTCGTTTCGATGGCTCAATGAGACGGCGGAACGATCCGGCTGGACCGAATTAAGATCATGAAACGTGACGGTTTCCAAGTTCCGCCCGGAAATTGCGCTCAGGCATCGACCTGCAACAGCCCGAGAACCCGCGTTACGGCGGACGGGATAGGGCCGATGACGGGCACATCGAATAGCGGCTGCAGCTGCTCGGCCGCCTGTCCGAGCGGGCCGCCGCCGATGATGACTGCCTCTGCCCCATCCAGGTCGACGGAGGCGCGAACTGCGTGCCAGAGCGAGGAGCGCAGGCGCTCCTCGTCTCTGGATACGGCGAGCGGATCGCCTGGCGTGCAGCGGATGCCGGAGTAGAGTTGGGACAGCCCCAGATGCCGTGCCCGCTCTGCGATCGCATCTGCGAGGTCGGGCGTCGTGGTTGCAACGCCGAACCGTCGTCCATCCCGCGAAGCCTCCAGCATCGAAGCTTCGCAGATGCCCACGACGGGAATGCCGACACGCTCCCGGAGCAGGGCAAGGCCGGGATCGCCAAAGGCGCTGACGATGATCCCGAGGCAGCCCGGCTCGTGCCTGGTGCCGATTTCCACCACCTCGTCGGCGGCGGCTGCCAGTTCGTCCGGCTTCAGGATCATGCGGGGACTGCGCCTGGCCGTGGCGCTTGCCACGGCCAGGCGTCCGTTCGCAGCCTTGTGCGCGATGGAGGCCATCATCTCGCTCGTCGCCTGCGAGCTGTTCGGGTTGATCAGCAGGAGATGGGAGTTCACGTTCTGAGCTCCGCGACGACTGGCCCCTGCTGCGCCGCCTTGGGCTGATCGGCCTCCGCCGGTAGCGAGAGATCCTCCATCGATCGGCCGTAAGTTTCCGGGCCAAGCTGGATGCAAAATGCGAAGACCGCATACATTCCCGCAGCAAGCCCGAAGACGCCGATCATTCCGTAGCTGTCGAACAGCATGCCGGAAATCGTCGGCACGAACGAGCCGGCCGCCGATCCCGTTGCCAGAATGAGGGCCACCCCGAAGGCGCGAATTCTCGTAGGGAACAGTTCCGGCGCATAGATCCAGATCGACGTGTTGAGCAGCAGGACGAAGAACTGGAAGATGGCTCCGAACAGGAGAACGAGGTAGATATTGGTGCCGAGAGCGACGATCGACACCGCCGCAAGGCAGGCGAGCGCCGCACCCACGGTCAGCACCTTCTTGCGCGGCAGATAGTAGCCGAACATCGAAGCGGCGATCGCACCGAGGACGCTGCCGCTC
This window contains:
- a CDS encoding aspartate/glutamate racemase family protein, which produces MNSHLLLINPNSSQATSEMMASIAHKAANGRLAVASATARRSPRMILKPDELAAAADEVVEIGTRHEPGCLGIIVSAFGDPGLALLRERVGIPVVGICEASMLEASRDGRRFGVATTTPDLADAIAERARHLGLSQLYSGIRCTPGDPLAVSRDEERLRSSLWHAVRASVDLDGAEAVIIGGGPLGQAAEQLQPLFDVPVIGPIPSAVTRVLGLLQVDA